A genomic region of Leptospira mtsangambouensis contains the following coding sequences:
- a CDS encoding ATP-binding protein: protein MGNVPLNGEWKIHWQNWNPNEDLSSNEFTNVPGHWTNHNGEKYPAGFATLSLKILVAENTKNLYLQNGVTRNAFEIAVDGETIYQSGIIGENYANEVPHLNIQTVALPNSLNNQINLVVRISCFHYHICGIATPYHLGSHSGINRSFLEAITRDVFVLASLFTLAFFHLILYLFWRDEKTHVFFAAVCFIAAIRLFTTGETRFIYNYLPIGFYETIVKFNGISFVLLYISFVLYVKEIYNAKEYRFVYRANFIIASLLFFALPLDILTFSKFLGIHLILSLFTLFGILYPIVDGVILKKPGSKFFLFSVIATMALFSLDILTEFAKKGTAYLAQYGFLVFGLSQALFIADRMIENFKNKERLKQEKENAEAKVNFKTSFLSTMSHEIRTPMNGILGMTQILQQTDLTEEQKEYLNLIQFSGDNLLLLVNDILDLTKLESGQFELHLEPVPLPKFLNDCINLFKSQSDPNRLLISLELLNTPPNFLMTDQRRFAQILTNLLSNAVKFTEKGTITVTVEFIPLLDGKVRLAISVKDTGIGIPEDRMGILFQPFSQIHSHLTEKTVGTGLGLAITKKLIEELGGSISVQSVYGRGSNFFFQFDSQIPSDSFRTESSINQGEILTKTEWDSKLAEKYPIKILIADDDPINQKVSDLFLKKLGFTALQADNGEKTLDMIRSEQPDLVFMDVQMPDMDGITVTKCIRQSKTISKQPVIIALTANVLEEEKQRCLSAGMDDFMTKPLLLHDLDFMIRKWAKKDLAPSNH from the coding sequence ATGGGAAATGTGCCCCTCAATGGTGAGTGGAAAATTCATTGGCAAAACTGGAACCCAAACGAAGACCTATCTTCAAACGAGTTTACAAATGTACCAGGTCACTGGACCAATCACAATGGGGAAAAATACCCAGCCGGATTTGCGACCCTCAGTTTAAAGATCCTGGTTGCAGAAAACACAAAAAATCTTTATCTTCAAAATGGAGTTACTCGCAATGCCTTTGAAATAGCAGTGGATGGGGAAACCATTTACCAATCAGGAATCATTGGAGAAAACTATGCCAATGAAGTTCCTCACTTAAACATTCAAACAGTTGCTCTGCCCAATTCATTAAACAACCAAATCAATTTAGTCGTTAGAATTTCCTGTTTTCATTATCATATCTGCGGTATTGCAACACCTTATCACCTAGGTTCACATTCTGGAATCAATCGATCCTTTTTAGAAGCGATTACACGTGATGTCTTTGTATTAGCATCACTATTTACGTTAGCATTTTTCCATTTGATTTTGTATCTATTTTGGAGAGATGAAAAAACCCATGTTTTTTTCGCCGCTGTCTGTTTTATTGCTGCGATACGATTGTTTACCACTGGTGAAACTCGTTTCATCTATAACTATCTTCCTATTGGTTTTTATGAAACGATTGTAAAATTCAATGGGATTAGTTTTGTTTTGCTCTATATTTCATTTGTTTTGTATGTAAAGGAAATTTATAACGCAAAAGAATATCGTTTTGTGTATCGGGCAAACTTCATCATTGCTTCTTTGTTATTTTTTGCGTTGCCACTTGATATATTAACATTTTCAAAATTTCTCGGCATTCATCTCATTCTTTCCTTATTCACTTTATTTGGAATACTATATCCTATCGTCGATGGTGTGATTTTAAAAAAACCGGGAAGTAAATTTTTTCTTTTTTCTGTCATTGCAACAATGGCACTATTCTCTCTCGATATACTTACGGAATTTGCCAAAAAAGGGACCGCCTATCTCGCGCAATACGGATTTTTAGTATTTGGTTTATCCCAAGCCCTATTTATTGCTGATCGGATGATTGAAAATTTCAAAAACAAAGAAAGGCTAAAACAAGAAAAAGAAAATGCCGAAGCAAAAGTAAATTTCAAAACATCATTTTTATCTACTATGAGTCACGAAATCAGAACTCCCATGAACGGGATTTTGGGTATGACTCAAATTCTGCAACAAACGGACCTAACCGAAGAACAAAAAGAATATTTAAATCTAATTCAGTTCAGCGGAGACAATCTATTATTACTTGTGAACGATATTTTAGATTTAACAAAATTAGAATCGGGGCAATTTGAGTTACACCTTGAACCTGTTCCTTTACCAAAATTTCTAAACGATTGTATCAATCTTTTTAAATCCCAATCAGATCCAAATCGCCTCCTCATCTCATTAGAACTTTTGAACACTCCGCCAAATTTCCTAATGACTGATCAAAGACGATTTGCACAAATTCTAACCAATCTTCTAAGCAATGCAGTTAAGTTTACAGAGAAAGGAACCATCACAGTTACTGTAGAATTTATACCTTTGTTAGATGGAAAAGTTCGATTGGCAATCTCGGTAAAAGATACGGGAATTGGAATTCCGGAAGATCGAATGGGAATTTTATTCCAACCGTTTTCCCAAATCCATTCCCATCTGACAGAAAAAACAGTCGGCACTGGGCTTGGACTTGCCATCACAAAAAAATTAATAGAAGAGTTGGGTGGCTCTATTTCCGTACAAAGTGTATACGGACGGGGTTCCAACTTTTTTTTCCAATTTGATTCACAAATTCCCTCCGACTCCTTTCGAACCGAATCATCCATAAACCAAGGGGAGATACTGACAAAAACCGAATGGGATTCCAAACTCGCTGAAAAATATCCCATAAAAATTTTGATCGCAGATGATGACCCTATCAATCAAAAAGTTTCGGATCTGTTTTTGAAAAAACTTGGATTTACCGCCTTACAAGCAGATAACGGAGAAAAAACCTTGGATATGATACGTTCTGAACAACCAGATCTAGTATTTATGGATGTCCAAATGCCCGATATGGATGGAATCACTGTCACCAAGTGCATTCGCCAATCCAAAACCATATCCAAACAACCTGTGATCATCGCCCTCACAGCCAATGTGTTAGAAGAAGAAAAACAACGATGCCTTTCGGCTGGTATGGATGATTTTATGACAAAACCGCTTCTTTTACACGATCTCGATTTTATGATACGAAAATGGGCAAAAAAGGATTTAGCACCGTCCAATCATTAA
- a CDS encoding sigma-70 family RNA polymerase sigma factor: MNEIQIFLKWKHYLFSIAYRITGSYADAEDIVQESYLRWLSAKKEDIQNEKSYLGSITARLAFDLLKKASRKKETYIGPFLPEPIPETAESMDDERINFAFLVILETLNPKERAVFILRELFDFSYEEIAEIIGKSPDNCRQIFSRARVAIQSRKKKFEPDPNLHSKLLIEFSFACYHQDTQSLTKLLSEDVIAYADGGGKVHAARIPIPGIQRVVTLLKKTTEKKAKSTEIYFGYANGSPALVGYSNEVPSFVQIFTIQNNQIDTIFNLVNPDKLKGFQNKENLIKLGYLRKPSWITWVLFNVRRWYLIRN, from the coding sequence ATGAATGAAATTCAAATATTTTTAAAATGGAAACACTATCTTTTTTCCATTGCATATCGGATTACAGGAAGTTATGCGGATGCAGAAGACATTGTACAGGAGAGTTATCTTAGATGGCTCTCCGCAAAAAAAGAAGATATTCAAAATGAAAAATCCTATTTGGGAAGTATAACTGCAAGACTTGCATTTGATCTTTTGAAAAAGGCTTCTAGAAAAAAAGAAACCTACATTGGACCTTTTTTGCCAGAACCAATTCCAGAAACTGCTGAATCAATGGATGATGAAAGAATCAACTTTGCATTTCTCGTGATTCTCGAAACACTCAATCCAAAAGAAAGAGCAGTATTCATATTACGAGAGTTATTCGATTTTTCTTATGAAGAAATCGCAGAAATAATCGGAAAATCTCCTGATAATTGTAGGCAAATCTTTAGCCGAGCCCGTGTGGCAATTCAATCCAGAAAAAAGAAATTTGAACCTGACCCAAATCTTCATTCTAAACTTTTAATCGAATTTAGTTTTGCATGTTATCATCAGGACACTCAATCGCTCACCAAACTTTTATCTGAAGATGTCATTGCCTATGCGGATGGAGGTGGCAAAGTTCATGCTGCAAGAATTCCAATTCCAGGAATCCAAAGAGTTGTTACATTATTAAAAAAAACGACAGAGAAAAAAGCAAAATCAACAGAAATCTATTTTGGTTATGCCAACGGTTCACCAGCACTTGTGGGATATTCGAACGAAGTTCCAAGTTTTGTTCAAATTTTTACAATCCAAAACAACCAAATCGACACCATCTTCAATTTAGTAAATCCTGATAAACTAAAGGGCTTTCAAAACAAAGAAAATCTAATTAAACTGGGATATCTACGGAAACCAAGCTGGATAACCTGGGTTCTTTTCAACGTAAGGCGGTGGTACCTCATCCGTAATTGA